The following proteins are encoded in a genomic region of Coffea eugenioides isolate CCC68of chromosome 6, Ceug_1.0, whole genome shotgun sequence:
- the LOC113775323 gene encoding dolichol-phosphate mannose synthase subunit 3-like — translation MKHILKILALLVAISACWIGLLQASVIPESYTWLLPLYFIVSLGCYGVLMVGVGLMQFPTCPQEALLLHQDILEAKDFLKNKGVDVGSN, via the exons ATGAAGCATATTCTGAAGATTCTGGCATTGCTAGTGGCTATTTCTGCCTGCTGGATTGGCCTTTTACAAGCGTCAGTAATTCCAGAGAGCTATACGTGGTTG TTGCCGCTCTATTTCATTGTCTCTCTAGGATGCTATGGCGTCTTAATGGTTGGAGTTGGCCTGATGCAATTTCCAACTTGTCCTCAAGAGGCACTTCTCTTACATCAG GATATCCTTGAAGCCAAGGACTTCCTGAAGAACAAAGGGGTAGATGTTGGTTCCAATTGA